From Demequina capsici, one genomic window encodes:
- a CDS encoding glycoside hydrolase family 30 protein gives MNPIRWITTTEHLAWQEREAPSLSAVSAMPSVLLQLDNPQQTIEGFGASFNEMGWDALALLDADAREDILRDLFAPGAGLNLSLCRMPVGANDFSRDWYSYDEQPGDLALDHFSIEHDEQTLLPFIHAAQQQRPGLRLWASPWSPPTWMKSNGHYAGAMPHPAFGNVQNGLREDQVGHEGTDMFLVDDAHLTAYARYFGRFIDAYAQRGIRIDTVMPQNEFNSAQPFPSCTWTPESLARFIRVLGPEMDARDVQVFLGTLERADDGMVTRVLDDPEASPWVRGLGAQWAGRGAVPFVHHDNPDLPIWQTEQECGDGRNDWRHARHAWQIMRAFFNNGATAYMYWNMALLEGGVSRWGWSQNSFVVVDPHTREHRLTHEYQLLKHVSHLVQVGARVVPTLSYSGFENQLAFTNPDGSLVIVAHNDGGAPADVSYLVGHQVLAVTLDPDSFHTFVIPPTSGD, from the coding sequence ATGAATCCGATCCGCTGGATCACGACCACCGAGCACCTGGCCTGGCAGGAGCGCGAGGCACCGTCCCTGAGCGCGGTGAGCGCCATGCCGTCGGTCCTGCTGCAGCTGGACAACCCTCAGCAGACCATCGAGGGATTCGGCGCGTCCTTCAACGAGATGGGCTGGGACGCGCTCGCCCTCCTCGACGCCGACGCCCGCGAGGACATCCTGCGCGACCTGTTCGCGCCTGGCGCGGGCCTCAACCTGAGCCTGTGCCGCATGCCGGTCGGCGCCAACGACTTCTCCCGCGACTGGTACTCCTATGACGAGCAGCCCGGGGACCTCGCTCTCGACCACTTCAGCATCGAGCATGACGAGCAGACCCTGCTGCCGTTCATCCACGCCGCGCAGCAGCAACGGCCCGGCCTGCGGCTCTGGGCGTCCCCCTGGAGCCCGCCCACATGGATGAAGTCCAACGGACACTACGCCGGCGCCATGCCGCACCCCGCCTTCGGCAACGTCCAGAACGGACTGCGCGAGGACCAGGTGGGCCACGAGGGCACGGACATGTTCCTGGTCGACGACGCCCACCTGACGGCCTATGCGCGCTACTTCGGTCGCTTCATCGACGCGTACGCCCAGCGCGGCATCCGCATCGACACCGTGATGCCTCAGAACGAGTTCAACTCCGCGCAGCCGTTCCCCAGCTGCACGTGGACGCCCGAGTCGCTCGCGCGCTTCATCCGGGTCCTGGGCCCCGAGATGGACGCGCGCGACGTGCAGGTGTTCCTCGGCACGCTCGAGCGCGCGGACGACGGCATGGTCACCCGGGTGCTCGACGACCCGGAGGCCTCGCCGTGGGTTCGTGGCCTGGGAGCCCAATGGGCCGGGAGGGGTGCGGTGCCCTTCGTTCACCACGACAACCCCGACCTGCCCATCTGGCAGACAGAGCAGGAGTGCGGCGACGGGCGCAACGACTGGCGCCACGCACGTCATGCCTGGCAGATCATGCGCGCCTTCTTCAACAACGGCGCCACGGCCTACATGTACTGGAACATGGCGCTGCTCGAGGGCGGAGTCAGCCGGTGGGGCTGGTCCCAGAACTCCTTCGTGGTCGTCGACCCCCACACCCGTGAGCACAGGCTCACCCACGAGTACCAGCTGCTCAAGCACGTGTCGCACCTGGTGCAGGTGGGCGCGCGCGTCGTCCCCACCCTCAGCTACTCGGGCTTCGAGAACCAGCTCGCGTTCACCAATCCCGACGGCTCGCTCGTGATCGTCGCCCACAACGACGGCGGCGCGCCGGCGGACGTCTCCTACCTGGTGGGTCACCAGGTGCTGGCGGTCACGCTCGATCCTGACTCGTTCCACACGTTCGTGATCCCGCCCACCTCTGGCGACTGA
- a CDS encoding FAD-dependent monooxygenase yields the protein MQFYRDGYRPGDPDLKPASPQAKARTADIPDEVDVLIVGTGPAGAVLAAQLAAFPGIGTRVIERRAAPLELGHADGVACRTVETLQTFGLADALLREAYWVNEVRFWGPSPEDRDRITRTGWVQDTPDGLSEFPHVIVNQARMQQYLLDHAAKSASRLEVDYGVELSDLTVGEGDHPVLVTLHHTAGEHQGEERVVRARYVVGCDGARSNVRRAIGRELVGDAANHAWGVMDVLATTDFPDWRTKNVIQSAGKGSLLMIPREGGSMVRCYVDLGEVPAGDSAIRQTTAEQLTEIANSILHPYKIDVRSVAWSSVYEVGQRLTDRFDDVPDDLVGLRRPHVFIAGDACHTHSAKAGQGMNVSIQDAFNLGWKLAAVLEGRSPESLLDTYSEERQSVARDLIEFDKFWSAFIAQPTTDPEHPELGGVTPDEMQTEYARQGRYTAGLATRYRPSSLTGDGAHQALATGFEIGTRFHSARAVRVADARGMHLGHAHTADGRWRLYAFGDRTGEQLLALAAWLTDSPDSPVHRFQRDDADLDSVFDVHAILRSGHHDVDITSLPQMLLPRSGPFGLQDWEKVWAVDPADDVFAARGIGDDGALVIVRPDQYVAHVLPLTARAELSAVFEPVLLEQAPIALS from the coding sequence ATGCAGTTCTACCGCGACGGCTACCGCCCCGGCGACCCCGACCTGAAGCCCGCCTCGCCACAGGCCAAGGCCCGCACCGCCGACATCCCCGACGAGGTCGACGTGCTCATCGTTGGCACCGGCCCTGCCGGAGCGGTGCTCGCCGCACAGCTCGCGGCCTTCCCCGGCATCGGGACCCGCGTCATCGAACGGCGCGCCGCCCCGCTCGAGCTCGGGCACGCCGACGGCGTCGCCTGCAGGACCGTCGAGACGCTCCAGACGTTCGGCCTCGCCGACGCGCTCCTGCGTGAGGCGTACTGGGTCAACGAGGTCCGCTTCTGGGGCCCGTCGCCCGAGGACCGCGACAGGATCACCCGCACAGGATGGGTGCAGGACACCCCCGACGGCCTGAGCGAGTTCCCTCACGTGATCGTCAACCAGGCGCGCATGCAGCAGTACCTGCTGGACCATGCCGCCAAGTCCGCCAGCCGCCTCGAGGTCGACTACGGCGTCGAGCTGTCGGACCTCACCGTGGGGGAGGGCGATCACCCCGTCCTGGTGACGCTGCACCACACCGCGGGCGAGCACCAAGGCGAGGAGCGCGTCGTCCGGGCCCGGTACGTGGTCGGCTGCGACGGCGCACGCAGCAACGTCCGCCGAGCCATCGGCCGCGAGCTCGTCGGCGACGCCGCCAACCACGCGTGGGGCGTCATGGACGTCCTGGCCACCACCGACTTCCCCGACTGGCGCACCAAGAACGTCATCCAGTCCGCCGGCAAGGGCAGCCTGCTGATGATCCCCCGCGAGGGCGGCAGCATGGTCCGCTGCTACGTGGACCTGGGTGAGGTGCCCGCCGGCGACAGCGCGATCCGCCAGACCACCGCCGAGCAGCTGACCGAGATCGCCAACTCGATCCTGCACCCGTACAAGATCGACGTGCGGTCCGTGGCCTGGTCCTCCGTCTACGAGGTGGGACAGCGGCTCACCGACCGCTTCGACGACGTGCCCGACGACCTCGTCGGCCTCCGCCGCCCCCACGTCTTCATCGCGGGCGACGCCTGCCACACCCACTCCGCGAAGGCCGGCCAGGGCATGAACGTCTCCATCCAGGACGCGTTCAACCTGGGCTGGAAGCTCGCCGCCGTGCTCGAGGGCCGCTCGCCCGAGAGCCTGCTGGACACCTACTCCGAGGAGCGCCAGAGCGTCGCGCGGGACCTGATCGAGTTCGACAAGTTCTGGTCCGCGTTCATCGCGCAGCCCACTACCGACCCCGAGCACCCCGAGCTCGGCGGCGTCACCCCCGACGAGATGCAGACCGAGTACGCGCGGCAGGGCCGCTACACCGCGGGGCTCGCCACCCGCTACCGGCCGTCGAGCCTCACCGGCGACGGCGCCCACCAGGCGCTCGCGACAGGCTTCGAGATCGGCACCCGCTTCCACTCGGCGCGCGCTGTCCGCGTCGCCGACGCCCGGGGGATGCACCTGGGTCACGCGCACACCGCCGACGGACGTTGGCGTCTCTACGCGTTCGGCGACCGGACCGGGGAGCAGCTGCTGGCGCTCGCGGCCTGGCTCACCGACTCGCCGGACTCACCCGTGCATCGGTTCCAGCGGGACGACGCGGATCTGGACTCGGTGTTCGACGTCCACGCGATCCTCCGCTCGGGCCACCACGACGTCGACATCACCTCGTTGCCCCAGATGCTGCTGCCGCGCTCCGGCCCGTTCGGCCTGCAGGACTGGGAGAAGGTCTGGGCCGTGGACCCGGCCGACGACGTCTTCGCCGCGCGCGGCATCGGGGACGACGGCGCGCTCGTCATCGTCCGACCTGACCAGTACGTGGCGCACGTGCTGCCTCTCACGGCCCGTGCCGAGCTGAGCGCGGTCTTCGAGCCGGTGCTCCTGGAGCAGGCGCCGATCGCTCTGTCATGA
- a CDS encoding phosphotransferase family protein, producing the protein MESITKNRQPPRVLRQIIERAYGPDQVPDGDDFAVELGDGYFNIAYVLTLRSGRRVVLKIAPPAHVTVLTCERGIMRNEVAALALIADLTDVPVPAVEHVDVTHELVDADWFVMPLIEGATLAALTDSAALTEAGAAGLRRDLGALNRELNGIVGDRFGPLHMPGFGTWREAFASMMEDILRDGERAGVDLGVPYEAIRGDLAAHLDVLDEVTEPRFVEWDLWPGNVMVHDGRIVALIDHERALYGDPLIEAGFTGVDLPDFGDPSDFMRGYGLEELTPAEQTRRRLYSAYVLVLMIVETAYRRYPDDGQYHWARGLLSGLMELGGR; encoded by the coding sequence ATGGAGAGCATCACCAAGAACCGCCAGCCGCCGCGGGTGCTCCGGCAGATCATCGAGCGGGCCTACGGACCCGACCAGGTGCCCGACGGCGACGACTTCGCCGTGGAGCTGGGCGACGGCTACTTCAACATCGCCTATGTGCTGACGCTGCGCAGCGGGCGACGCGTGGTGCTCAAGATCGCGCCGCCGGCTCACGTCACGGTCCTGACCTGCGAGCGGGGGATCATGCGGAACGAGGTGGCGGCGCTCGCGCTGATCGCCGACCTCACGGACGTTCCGGTTCCCGCGGTGGAGCATGTGGATGTCACGCACGAGCTGGTGGACGCCGACTGGTTCGTCATGCCGCTCATCGAGGGAGCGACCCTCGCGGCGCTGACCGACTCGGCCGCGCTGACCGAGGCCGGTGCGGCCGGCCTGCGACGCGATCTCGGTGCGCTGAACAGGGAGCTCAACGGGATCGTCGGCGACCGGTTCGGGCCGTTGCACATGCCCGGCTTCGGCACGTGGCGCGAGGCGTTCGCCAGCATGATGGAGGACATCCTTCGCGACGGCGAGCGCGCCGGCGTCGACCTCGGCGTCCCCTACGAGGCGATTCGAGGCGACCTTGCGGCGCACCTCGACGTGCTGGACGAGGTCACCGAGCCTCGGTTCGTCGAATGGGACCTGTGGCCGGGCAACGTCATGGTGCACGACGGCAGGATCGTCGCGCTCATCGACCACGAGCGTGCCCTGTACGGCGATCCGCTGATCGAGGCGGGCTTCACCGGCGTCGACCTGCCCGACTTCGGCGACCCGAGCGACTTCATGCGAGGCTACGGCCTCGAGGAGCTCACGCCGGCGGAGCAGACGCGTCGTCGGCTCTACAGCGCGTACGTGCTGGTCCTGATGATCGTCGAGACCGCCTACCGGAGGTACCCGGACGACGGTCAGTACCACTGGGCGCGCGGCCTGCTGTCAGGCCTGATGGAGTTGGGAGGCCGCTGA
- a CDS encoding branched-chain amino acid ABC transporter permease, which produces MQLLSADTVRVDRLRTRMITMQVAGAVAVLLLAFAPYVFEPAVTSQWIKLFYLITLATTWNLLAGYAGMVSVGQQAYIGLGAYGIFVFNDLGMDPYSSALIASIAIGVIAFGLSFVAFRLRGGYFAIGTWVIAEVVRQVVIRFDSLGAGRGRSIVDYTADPILRNLFTYWLALGILAATLISTLFLLRSRMGVALQSIRDDEVAARALGIHVGRTKRIVFVVAGMGAGLAGSIICLQAIGVQSPSQIFSVSFSAFMVFMVLIGGIGTIEGPIVGAVIYWVMDIYFSQLGLWYLVVLGVLAIAVTLFLPNGLWCALTSRFDISVFPVGHRVIPLPGADSSARPRPAEAPVPVKD; this is translated from the coding sequence ATGCAGCTTCTCTCCGCGGACACGGTGCGCGTCGACAGGCTTCGCACGCGCATGATCACGATGCAGGTGGCTGGCGCGGTCGCGGTCCTCCTGCTCGCGTTCGCGCCGTACGTGTTCGAGCCGGCGGTGACGAGCCAGTGGATCAAGCTCTTCTACCTGATCACCCTCGCCACCACCTGGAACCTGCTGGCGGGCTATGCCGGCATGGTGTCGGTGGGGCAGCAGGCGTACATCGGGCTGGGGGCGTACGGGATCTTCGTCTTCAACGACCTGGGGATGGATCCGTACTCGAGCGCGCTGATCGCGTCGATCGCGATCGGGGTCATCGCCTTCGGGCTCTCGTTCGTCGCCTTCCGCCTGCGCGGCGGCTACTTCGCGATCGGCACGTGGGTCATCGCCGAGGTGGTGAGGCAGGTCGTCATCCGCTTCGACTCGCTTGGCGCGGGCCGCGGACGCAGCATCGTGGACTACACCGCTGATCCGATCCTCAGGAACCTGTTCACCTATTGGCTCGCGCTCGGCATCCTCGCCGCGACGCTGATCTCCACCCTGTTCCTGCTGCGCAGCCGCATGGGCGTGGCCCTGCAGAGCATCAGGGACGACGAGGTCGCGGCCCGGGCGCTCGGCATCCACGTGGGGCGCACCAAGCGGATCGTGTTCGTCGTCGCCGGCATGGGCGCGGGCCTGGCCGGCTCGATCATCTGCCTGCAGGCGATCGGGGTGCAGTCGCCGTCGCAGATCTTCTCCGTCAGCTTCTCCGCCTTCATGGTCTTCATGGTGCTGATCGGCGGGATCGGCACCATCGAAGGGCCGATCGTCGGCGCGGTCATCTACTGGGTGATGGACATCTACTTCAGCCAGCTCGGGCTGTGGTACCTCGTGGTGCTCGGCGTGCTGGCGATCGCGGTGACGCTGTTCCTCCCGAACGGCCTCTGGTGCGCGCTCACGTCGCGCTTCGACATCAGCGTCTTCCCGGTGGGCCACCGCGTGATCCCGCTCCCGGGAGCGGACTCGAGCGCTCGTCCACGACCCGCCGAGGCCCCTGTGCCTGTGAAGGACTGA
- a CDS encoding helix-turn-helix transcriptional regulator produces MVVHAARSADEWQEVVSRCFIPINFGSFEPGFTGRMDHLELDDSISISCVATDGHTVDRSERLAAHAEVDDLHLSLQVASRGTVRQGRRMVAVRPGSTSMYATDSPYYLDYSEPGQQQLIVQVSRAALDAPSEAVRGGLNRLTVPASDATRVFFTYALDLHRQGSFTRTSGAQAAAEVAKDLAATMIRASAEGTRVLPRTRGGLLRAIQDFVSVNLPRVRVDDIASEFFLSRRTVYHVFEEVGMTPSDYLRTRRLTVATARLADPALADVSIGEIAVSAGFDDATTFTRAFRREHGMTPREWRAGALAPELPIAS; encoded by the coding sequence ATGGTTGTTCACGCGGCACGCAGCGCGGACGAATGGCAGGAGGTCGTCAGCCGCTGCTTCATCCCGATCAACTTCGGGTCTTTCGAGCCCGGCTTCACGGGCCGGATGGATCACCTCGAGCTGGATGACAGCATCTCGATCTCCTGCGTCGCCACCGACGGGCACACCGTGGACAGGTCCGAGCGCCTCGCCGCCCATGCCGAGGTGGACGACCTGCACCTCTCGCTGCAGGTCGCCTCGCGAGGCACCGTGCGCCAGGGCCGGCGGATGGTGGCCGTCCGACCAGGCTCCACGTCGATGTACGCGACGGACTCGCCCTACTACCTCGACTACTCCGAGCCAGGGCAGCAGCAGCTGATCGTCCAGGTCTCCCGCGCAGCGCTCGACGCGCCCTCGGAGGCGGTCCGCGGCGGTCTGAACCGCCTCACGGTCCCCGCGTCCGACGCGACGAGGGTCTTCTTCACCTACGCTCTCGATCTGCACCGGCAGGGCTCGTTCACGCGCACCAGCGGCGCGCAGGCGGCCGCAGAGGTGGCGAAGGACCTCGCCGCGACCATGATCCGCGCGTCCGCGGAGGGCACGAGGGTACTGCCCAGGACTCGTGGAGGACTCCTGCGCGCGATCCAGGACTTCGTGTCGGTCAACCTCCCACGCGTGAGGGTCGACGACATCGCCTCGGAGTTCTTCCTCTCCCGACGCACGGTCTACCACGTGTTCGAGGAGGTGGGCATGACTCCCAGCGACTATCTGCGCACCCGGCGGCTGACCGTGGCCACGGCGCGGTTGGCCGACCCTGCGCTCGCGGACGTGTCGATCGGCGAGATCGCGGTGAGCGCCGGGTTCGACGATGCGACGACCTTCACGCGGGCCTTCCGTCGGGAGCACGGGATGACTCCGCGCGAATGGCGCGCGGGCGCCTTGGCGCCGGAGCTGCCGATCGCCTCCTGA
- a CDS encoding aldehyde dehydrogenase family protein yields MAFFDQGMWEGSTYLGGWTHLGRTADAVSPSTGESVGTFALAEAGDVQTAVDLAASAQRTWAAASPEERSAVMRRAALLIEQHVDVLARWLGDEAGSAPGKAAFEAGLVASEYHLASATAMMPYGQLLRTGRPRMSLARRLPVGVVGVIAPFNFPAILAARSIAPALALGNAVVLKPDPRTTIAGGLFLAAVLEEAGLPPGLFNVVPGGADVGIALVDEPRVPVISFTGSTPAGRAIAARGGQLLKRVHLELGGNNALVVLEDADVEAAASAGAWGSFLHQGQICMTTGRHLVHESLYDRYVELLAEKAGHIVAGPPDTGAPLGPIIDRGQRDKVHSIVGRSVEAGARLVVGGTYEGLFYQPSVLADVSPGVAAFEEEIFGPVASVTPFSTIDQLVQLVNSSPFGLSLGILTGDAYKAFELSDRMRTGIVHINDQTVDDEAQAPFGGVGDSGTGVRFGGHEANIEAFTETQWVTMQGEIAAYPF; encoded by the coding sequence ATGGCCTTCTTCGATCAGGGCATGTGGGAAGGAAGCACCTACCTGGGTGGATGGACCCACCTGGGCCGGACTGCGGACGCCGTCTCGCCGTCGACGGGCGAGAGCGTGGGCACCTTCGCGCTCGCCGAGGCGGGCGACGTGCAGACCGCCGTCGACCTCGCGGCGAGCGCGCAGAGGACGTGGGCGGCGGCCTCGCCCGAGGAGAGATCGGCGGTGATGCGTCGCGCCGCGCTGCTGATCGAGCAGCATGTCGACGTCCTGGCGAGGTGGCTGGGCGACGAGGCCGGGTCGGCTCCCGGGAAGGCGGCGTTCGAGGCCGGGCTGGTCGCGTCGGAGTACCACCTGGCGTCCGCGACGGCGATGATGCCGTACGGCCAGCTGCTGAGGACAGGGCGTCCGCGTATGAGCCTCGCCAGGAGGCTTCCGGTCGGCGTGGTCGGCGTGATCGCCCCGTTCAACTTCCCGGCGATCCTCGCAGCGCGCTCGATCGCACCGGCGCTCGCGCTGGGCAACGCCGTGGTGCTGAAGCCGGATCCGCGCACGACGATCGCGGGGGGCCTGTTCCTGGCGGCGGTCCTCGAGGAGGCAGGGCTGCCGCCGGGCCTGTTCAACGTGGTGCCCGGCGGGGCCGACGTGGGCATCGCCCTGGTCGATGAGCCGCGGGTGCCGGTGATCTCCTTCACGGGCTCCACTCCGGCGGGTCGCGCCATCGCGGCACGCGGGGGTCAGCTGCTCAAGCGCGTTCACCTGGAGCTCGGTGGCAACAACGCGCTCGTGGTCCTCGAGGATGCTGACGTCGAGGCTGCCGCGTCGGCCGGGGCCTGGGGCTCGTTCCTGCACCAGGGACAGATCTGCATGACGACCGGCCGTCATCTTGTCCACGAGAGCCTGTACGACCGGTACGTGGAGCTGCTCGCCGAGAAGGCCGGTCACATCGTGGCGGGTCCTCCGGACACCGGTGCCCCGCTGGGCCCGATCATCGATCGGGGGCAGCGCGACAAGGTGCATTCGATCGTCGGACGGAGCGTCGAGGCCGGGGCGCGGCTCGTGGTGGGCGGCACGTACGAGGGCCTGTTCTACCAGCCGTCGGTGCTCGCCGACGTGTCCCCTGGCGTCGCGGCGTTCGAGGAGGAGATCTTCGGCCCTGTTGCCTCGGTGACGCCGTTCTCGACGATCGACCAGCTGGTGCAGCTCGTGAACTCCTCGCCCTTCGGGCTGTCGCTGGGCATCCTCACCGGTGACGCGTACAAGGCGTTCGAGCTCTCCGATCGCATGCGCACCGGCATCGTCCACATCAACGACCAGACGGTGGACGACGAGGCGCAGGCGCCCTTCGGCGGGGTGGGCGACTCGGGCACCGGCGTGAGGTTCGGCGGCCATGAGGCGAACATCGAGGCGTTCACCGAGACCCAGTGGGTGACGATGCAGGGCGAGATCGCCGCATACCCGTTCTGA
- a CDS encoding cation:proton antiporter gives MAGVTEILVALLAVLAVTAAAAVGGPRLGVASPLMLVAVGVAASLLPSLGSIEVEPEWILEGLLPPLLYSSAVSMPAMNFRREFTSISALSVTLVIATSLALGLFFMWAVPGLGFAWGVALGAIVSPTDAVATSIVKRHPVSKRVISMLDGESLINDASALVLLRTAIVGTAATFSLWGAAGTFAYSVIVAVLIGGAIGMLNLKVRARVKEPTVSTVISFMVPFAASLPAELLGASGLVAAVVAGLVAGIRAPREISPQNRLSDTLNWRTMDLVLESIVFLLMGLQLRSVVTHVQDNVGGTGTAALIALAALGLTLAVRTAFVGPLLVGLKRKAARKVQAQERLVRLRDKIDTAVHDEQRSEPYVFKGREFSERQTLQVRQRIARSLADIDYFVRAPLGWREGAVVVWAGMRGAVTVAAVQTLPAQTPHRSLLVLIAFLVALFSLLLQGGTMGLFLRIIAPPEPVDVAALDRAERAEVLDLLRERARAIAPPEVSEDAARETKLEAARTHRLEVLAAQRAALLDARADGRFDADVLESELANLDATEIAIELRGRGRL, from the coding sequence ATGGCTGGCGTGACCGAGATCCTTGTAGCGCTGCTCGCCGTCCTCGCTGTCACCGCCGCCGCGGCCGTCGGCGGCCCCCGGCTGGGCGTCGCCTCGCCGCTGATGCTCGTCGCGGTCGGCGTGGCCGCGAGCCTCCTCCCGTCGCTGGGATCCATCGAGGTCGAACCCGAATGGATCCTCGAAGGACTGCTGCCGCCGCTGCTGTACTCGTCCGCGGTATCGATGCCCGCGATGAACTTCCGACGCGAGTTCACGTCCATCAGCGCGTTGTCCGTCACGCTCGTCATCGCCACGTCGCTCGCGCTCGGCCTGTTCTTCATGTGGGCCGTACCTGGACTGGGGTTCGCCTGGGGCGTGGCGCTCGGAGCGATCGTGAGCCCGACGGACGCGGTTGCCACGTCCATCGTGAAGCGCCACCCGGTCTCCAAGCGCGTGATCTCCATGCTCGACGGCGAGAGCCTCATCAACGACGCCTCCGCGCTGGTGCTGCTGCGCACCGCGATCGTCGGGACCGCGGCGACGTTCTCCCTGTGGGGCGCCGCAGGCACGTTCGCCTACTCGGTGATCGTCGCCGTCCTGATCGGCGGAGCGATCGGCATGCTCAACCTCAAGGTGCGCGCCCGAGTGAAGGAGCCGACGGTCAGCACCGTCATCTCCTTCATGGTGCCCTTCGCGGCTTCGCTGCCCGCGGAGCTCCTCGGGGCGTCCGGGCTGGTGGCAGCCGTGGTCGCAGGCCTCGTCGCCGGCATCCGCGCGCCCCGAGAGATCTCCCCGCAGAATCGACTCTCCGACACCCTCAACTGGCGGACCATGGACCTGGTGCTCGAGAGCATCGTGTTCCTGCTCATGGGCTTGCAGCTGCGCTCGGTCGTGACGCACGTGCAGGACAACGTGGGCGGGACGGGCACCGCCGCGCTGATCGCTCTCGCGGCGCTAGGACTCACCCTGGCCGTGCGCACCGCGTTCGTCGGCCCCCTGCTGGTGGGCCTCAAGCGGAAGGCCGCGCGGAAGGTGCAGGCGCAGGAGCGCCTTGTCAGGCTTCGAGACAAGATCGACACCGCGGTGCACGACGAGCAGCGCTCCGAGCCGTACGTGTTCAAGGGCCGCGAGTTCTCCGAACGGCAGACGCTGCAGGTCCGCCAGCGGATCGCGCGCTCACTCGCCGACATCGACTACTTCGTGCGCGCCCCTCTCGGCTGGCGCGAGGGCGCCGTCGTCGTGTGGGCGGGTATGCGCGGAGCCGTCACCGTCGCCGCCGTGCAGACGCTTCCTGCACAGACCCCGCACCGGTCGCTCCTGGTGCTGATCGCGTTCCTCGTGGCGCTCTTCTCACTGCTGCTCCAGGGCGGCACCATGGGCCTCTTCCTCCGGATCATCGCGCCGCCGGAACCCGTCGACGTCGCTGCGCTCGACAGGGCGGAGCGCGCCGAGGTGCTGGACCTGCTGCGTGAGCGCGCACGCGCCATCGCCCCGCCAGAGGTATCCGAGGACGCGGCTCGGGAGACGAAGCTCGAGGCTGCGCGCACGCACCGCCTCGAGGTTCTCGCCGCCCAACGGGCGGCCCTGCTCGACGCCCGCGCCGACGGCAGGTTCGACGCGGACGTGCTCGAGTCCGAGCTGGCGAACCTGGACGCGACGGAGATCGCGATCGAGCTTCGCGGCCGCGGCCGTCTGTAG
- a CDS encoding MarR family winged helix-turn-helix transcriptional regulator — protein sequence MSDTEQEPQRHTGYLIRRAQQAHLAAWSRIVSTEITSVQYSILVVLDRRGSASQRELCDEVDLDRSTVADLVTRMERRGLVARERDSADARRNVVTLTERGLAERIRLQPLVAEANAQLTAALTDEQRNALRSALNAMLGN from the coding sequence GTGAGCGACACCGAGCAGGAGCCGCAACGGCACACCGGGTACCTGATCCGCCGCGCCCAGCAGGCGCACCTGGCCGCGTGGTCGCGCATCGTCTCCACGGAGATCACGAGCGTCCAGTACTCGATCCTGGTCGTCCTCGATCGCCGCGGCAGCGCGAGCCAGCGGGAGCTGTGCGATGAGGTGGACCTGGACCGCTCGACCGTGGCCGACCTGGTGACGCGGATGGAGCGGCGTGGGCTCGTCGCACGTGAGCGTGACTCGGCTGACGCTCGCCGCAACGTCGTGACCCTCACCGAGCGCGGGCTCGCGGAACGGATCCGCCTGCAACCCCTCGTCGCCGAGGCGAACGCGCAGCTGACAGCGGCACTCACAGACGAGCAGCGCAATGCCCTGCGCAGCGCACTCAACGCGATGCTGGGCAACTAG
- a CDS encoding pentapeptide repeat-containing protein: MASSPTHRRAAQPEKGLQPPRQPALALDDLAEGFPGDLTPHDRCDGLRFADVDLAGRDLTGTTIAECELTGCDLHETRLDLSRILETRIVRANAPVLKAARSTWHEARIESSRLGAVELYEAELDTFAITRSKLSFVNLRGATLKDVTLTDCVIDELDLSQATAERIAFRDCRIDTLLLHGARLQHVDLTGADLHTIGGLDSARGIVVSSEQLLDLAPVMAAHLGIIVSD, translated from the coding sequence ATGGCATCGAGCCCCACGCACCGCCGCGCGGCGCAACCCGAGAAGGGCCTGCAGCCGCCGCGTCAGCCGGCACTGGCGCTCGACGACCTGGCGGAGGGCTTCCCTGGAGACCTCACCCCGCACGACCGCTGCGACGGGCTCCGCTTCGCGGACGTGGACCTCGCGGGACGTGACCTCACGGGCACGACCATCGCCGAATGCGAGCTGACCGGCTGCGACCTCCACGAGACCCGGCTCGACCTGTCCCGCATCCTCGAGACCCGCATCGTCCGAGCGAACGCGCCCGTCCTGAAGGCCGCCCGCTCCACGTGGCACGAGGCCCGCATCGAGTCGTCGCGGCTCGGTGCCGTCGAGCTCTACGAGGCCGAGCTCGACACGTTCGCGATCACCCGATCGAAGCTCTCGTTCGTCAACCTACGCGGCGCGACCCTCAAGGACGTCACCCTCACCGACTGCGTGATCGACGAGCTGGATCTCAGCCAGGCCACCGCCGAGCGGATCGCCTTCCGCGACTGCCGCATCGACACCCTGCTGCTGCACGGTGCACGCCTGCAGCACGTCGACCTCACCGGCGCCGATCTGCACACCATCGGAGGGCTCGACTCGGCGCGCGGCATCGTCGTCAGCTCCGAGCAGCTGCTGGACCTGGCGCCGGTGATGGCGGCGCACCTGGGCATCATCGTCAGCGACTGA